ATGCTTTCTCATGAGTTTAGATGGTCGGTCTAGTCCTGAATATTACTAATTAATTTGGAAAGTATTTGTTCAGCCAGCTATTTCGGATAGGCTGCCAAAGTTGTTGAAGATCGGCTTTGGTACGGATCATGGGATTGATCACTTCTTCCTCCAGAGTCAACTCTCCACCTTGCACTTTACTTTTCATTCCCAAAGCTGGAAAGACTTTTACTGATCCCTGATTGGTTCGAACACTTACTTTCCCTTGATCTGTTAAATTAATTCCTAGCATCGATTCCAGTTCCCGAAGAATACGGACCGAACTGTCGATCGAGCAGCCACTGGCTCCCAGTCCACTTTCATCTACAGCCAAAACTAGAATTTGATGATCAAAAATTTCAAACGAGGTAGGCATCCCATTTCCATGGGTATTCCAGCCTTCACAGAATCGAAGCAATTTTTGACGAATGATATCCAATTCTTTTTCGCTTAGACTTCGCTCGGCTTGGTACACCCAAACCCGAGAATTATCCGGAAGTTGATTAAATGGTAGAAACATGATTCTAATTTATGGATCAAAGAAAAACCCTTTCTGCATAACGGCAAAAAGGGTCGAATTGATTCATTCAAAATCGCCTAAATCCCCATTTCCTTAGCAATCATTTCTGCTAAGTCATAAACTTTGACCTCTGCTTCTCGCTCTTTATTCTTTACCCCATCGGTCATCATGGTGAGGCAAAACGGACATCCAACGGCAATAGCCTGGGCTCCTGTCGCTAGAGCTTCTTCAGTTCGCTCGATATTAATATCCTTTTTACCTGCTTCAGGTTCTTTAAACATTTGTGCTCCACCAGCACCACAGCAAAGACCTTTTGTTCGGCAGCGCTTCATTTCCACGAGTTCGACATCGAGGGCCTTGATGACCTCACGCGGAGCTTCATAAACATCATTCGCACGACCGAGGTAGCAGGAATCGTGAAAAGTGATCTTTTTACCCTTAAACTCTCCGCCACCCTGAAGGCGAACTTTGCCTTCATTAATCAACTGCTGTAAAAACTGAGAATGATGAATGACCTCATAGTTTCCGCCTAGAGCCGGATATTCATTCTTGATTGTATTAAAACAATGCGGGCAAGCTGTTACTACTTTTTTGACTTCATACCCATTCATCACTTGGATATTTGCAACAGCCTGCATTTGAAAAAGAAACTCATTTCCAGCCCGTCGTGCCGGGTCTCCCGTGCACGTTTCTTCCGGACCCAGTACCGCAAAACTGACTCCGACTTTATTCAATATTTTGACAAATGCCTGAGTAACTGCTTTGTATCGCTCATCAAAAGAACCGGCACAACCTACCCAAAATAAGACTTCAGGCGTTTGGCCATTGGAGGCCATTTCGGCCATGGTTGGAACTTTATAGGTAGACATAATTTGGATTTACGATTTTAAAATTACGATTTACGAAGGGCTGAGAAGCTTTTGACCTTTTCTCGAAATTCAGACATTCAACTTTCCTGATTTCTTGGGTCATCTGATATCCTCCCTTCCACTACTTCATTTCCTCTTCTTTTACTTTATCCGCCCAATTAAACCGATCTGATGGACTAAACTTCCAAGGAGAAAACGCGGTCTCCATATTTTGGAACATGGCATTCCATTGGGCGGGAGTTCCAGATTCCTCCATAGCGACATAGCGCCGCATTTGCAAAATGATCGATAAGGGATCAATATTGACTGGACAAGCTTCGACACATGCGTTGCAACTAGTACATGCATTGATTTCCTCTTTGGTAATGTAATCACCCAAAAGGGACTTGCCATCAGCCAGCCCTGGACCTCCAGAATCAAGACTTTTTCCTACTTCCTCTGCCCGATCACGAACATCCATCATGATTTTTCGGGGAGAAAGCTTCTTCCCCGTCAAATTCGCAGGACATTCTGAAGTACATCGACCACATTCCGTACAGGAATAGGCATTGAGCACATTGATCCAACTCAAATCATTGATGTCCTTTGCTCCAAATCGACCTATTTCTGCAGGTGGATTTTCTGAATTTTCAACAGGAAGTCCAAGCATCATATTCACTTCATTGGTCACCTCAGGCATGTTTTGCATTTCGCCTTTTGCCTTCAAATTGGAGTACCAAGTATTTGGGAAGGCCAAGAAAATATGGAGGTGTTTGGAATAGGTGACATAGACAGCAAAAGCCAAAATGCCAACAATATGAAACCACCAGGCAAATCGTTCAATAAAAACGAGTGCGCCATCAGAAAAACCCTCATACAGAGGCTTCAAAAAGCTACTGAAAAACAAAGGTCCAAGGGCGATATAATGGGAGTCTCCTCTTCCTGCTAAAATCTGATCGGTGGCATTCATCGTCAGAATGGCAAACATCAAGATAATCTCAATCACTAAAATCAAATTGGCATCCATCGCTGGCCATCCTTTTAGCTCAGGTTTAGTAAACCTTTCGACTTTCATAACATTTCTGCGAATCAAAAAAGCCAGACATGAAATGAGAACTGCTACCGCTAAAAACTCAAAACTATTGATGGCAACAGTGTAAGCACTTCCCAAGACGGGAGCGAAAAGACGATGGGTCCCCAAAATCCCATCCAACACAAATTCCAAAACCTCAAGATTGATAATCAAAAAACCCACATAAATGAGCAAATGCAAAAATGCAGGAACCACTCGTTTAAACATTTTCTGCTGACCAAAAGCAACAAGTAGCATGGTTTTCCAGCGCGAATTTGCTTGATCATTTCGGGACTCTGCCTTACCGAGGAGGATGTTTCTTCGAAGAAATTTGATCCGTTTGCTCAAAATATACCCCGCAAAGCCTAAAATCAGCACAAATGCAAGTTGTGGTAAAATGCTCATATTGATCGGATTAACTAGTTTTATTAAAATTTGGGCTTATTTTTTTCTGAAAAGGATTTGTGTGGAATATTCAAATTTCTACCTTTGCAACACTTTAAACGACGGTGATGTAGCTCAGTTGGTAGAGCATCGGACTGAAAATCCGTGAGTCGGTGGTTCGAGTCCACTCATCACCACAATCCCGATCCCACAAGGATCGGGATTTTTTTTGCCCTTTTCGCTCTTCAATCCTGTCACTATCCATCGCGTTTTCATTACTGCCAAAATATAAAATAGTCTGCATGCATACTATTTTTAGAATAATTTAAATTCAATCTACCTGATTTAAAGACGGATTCAAGGAGTAAAACCTTTCCAATTCAGCCTAGGTTGAAAAAAAATTCAACTTTTTTTTAGACAAGTGTAACTTTTCCCTTACTCAAGCATCATCTTCCAGAATGAAGTCATTTTTCGAAGCACATATCTGGCCACTGAGAGGGAGGCTCTATCGGATGGTCTATTTATGGACCAAGGATCGGGACCTCTCGGAAGATCTGCTTCAAAATGTCTTCACCAAAACTGTGGAGCGTCAAAAGGAACTCCAAGACCATCCTAATCTAGGGGGATGGTTGATGAAAACCTTAAAGAATGAGACCCTCACGCACTTCAGAAAATCAAGCAGGATGAGCAGTCTGGATGGAACTGAAGAATTTTCTAGTCCAGAAACTCATGCGCTAGAAAGCAAAGAAGAGGAGGAGTTGATTTTTAGGCTAGTCGACCAATTACCTCAAAAACAAAAGGATGTTTTCTTTCTGCGAGAGGTAGAAGAAATGAGCTACGAAGAAATTGCCCTCCAACTTGAAATCAGTTTAGATCAAGTTAAAATCAACCTTCACAGAGCACGAAAAACAGTACGGGAAAAATTAATCAACCAAGGAATTACCCGATGAAGACAAGAATCGAAGAATTAGTCCAGAAATATTGGGAGGCAGAGACCACATTGGAAGAGGAAAAAGAGCTCAAAGCACTTTTGACAGAATCCAAAGGCTATGAGGAAGAAAAGTCCTGGTTTGGAATTTTGAATGAGTACCAAAGACTAAAGCCAAAATCTGTCAAGATTCCTGATCAAAGACCCACTCGAAGAATTCAATTGCAATGGCTGGGATGGGCAGCTTCTTTGGCCATTTTAGCCAGCACTTGGGGGCTATGGGAAAGATATCAAACCCAAAAACAAGAAGAATTAGCCTACCAAGAAGTCATGGAAGCCCTTGCTTTGATTCAAAATAATCTTTCAAAAGGACAGCAACACATGGAGCCACTCCAAGACTTAAAATACCTCAATACGACCGATCAATTATTTCAAACTAATCCAGTAAGATGAAAAAGATATTCACATTAGCCCTGTTGGTTTTGGGTCTTGGAATCCAAGCCTTCGCTCAAGACGATGCCATCCAACGATTTTTCTCCAAATACATGGAGGATGATCGATTTTCCAGAGTCTACATCTCGCCCAAGATGATGCAGATGGCGGGAGGATTTCTGAAAAATAACGCCGACGGAGACGCCGATGCCGAGCAATTGGGTGCCTTGATCGGAAAAATCAAAGGGATCCGAATTCTATCTTCAGAAGAAATGAATGGCAAACCCTTATACACTGAGGCCCTTGGAACACTGACTCGTAACAAATACGAAGAACTCATGGATGTTCAAGATAAAAGCAGCAGCCTAAAGTTCATGATTCGGGAAGAGGGCGGACTTATTCGCGAATTGATGATGGTCTCCGGCAGCACCACAAGCTTTTCATTAATCTCGATGCTAGGGACATTCACCTACAATGACCTCAATATGCTCGCAGAGAAAACCAACATCCCAGGAATGGAGCAATACAATAAAGGCTCAAAAACCAAGAACCGATT
Above is a window of Algoriphagus sanaruensis DNA encoding:
- a CDS encoding (Fe-S)-binding protein, whose amino-acid sequence is MSTYKVPTMAEMASNGQTPEVLFWVGCAGSFDERYKAVTQAFVKILNKVGVSFAVLGPEETCTGDPARRAGNEFLFQMQAVANIQVMNGYEVKKVVTACPHCFNTIKNEYPALGGNYEVIHHSQFLQQLINEGKVRLQGGGEFKGKKITFHDSCYLGRANDVYEAPREVIKALDVELVEMKRCRTKGLCCGAGGAQMFKEPEAGKKDINIERTEEALATGAQAIAVGCPFCLTMMTDGVKNKEREAEVKVYDLAEMIAKEMGI
- a CDS encoding 4Fe-4S dicluster domain-containing protein, which gives rise to MSILPQLAFVLILGFAGYILSKRIKFLRRNILLGKAESRNDQANSRWKTMLLVAFGQQKMFKRVVPAFLHLLIYVGFLIINLEVLEFVLDGILGTHRLFAPVLGSAYTVAINSFEFLAVAVLISCLAFLIRRNVMKVERFTKPELKGWPAMDANLILVIEIILMFAILTMNATDQILAGRGDSHYIALGPLFFSSFLKPLYEGFSDGALVFIERFAWWFHIVGILAFAVYVTYSKHLHIFLAFPNTWYSNLKAKGEMQNMPEVTNEVNMMLGLPVENSENPPAEIGRFGAKDINDLSWINVLNAYSCTECGRCTSECPANLTGKKLSPRKIMMDVRDRAEEVGKSLDSGGPGLADGKSLLGDYITKEEINACTSCNACVEACPVNIDPLSIILQMRRYVAMEESGTPAQWNAMFQNMETAFSPWKFSPSDRFNWADKVKEEEMK
- a CDS encoding RNA polymerase sigma factor, producing the protein MKSFFEAHIWPLRGRLYRMVYLWTKDRDLSEDLLQNVFTKTVERQKELQDHPNLGGWLMKTLKNETLTHFRKSSRMSSLDGTEEFSSPETHALESKEEEELIFRLVDQLPQKQKDVFFLREVEEMSYEEIALQLEISLDQVKINLHRARKTVREKLINQGITR
- a CDS encoding DUF4252 domain-containing protein, whose protein sequence is MKKIFTLALLVLGLGIQAFAQDDAIQRFFSKYMEDDRFSRVYISPKMMQMAGGFLKNNADGDADAEQLGALIGKIKGIRILSSEEMNGKPLYTEALGTLTRNKYEELMDVQDKSSSLKFMIREEGGLIRELMMVSGSTTSFSLISMLGTFTYNDLNMLAEKTNIPGMEQYNKGSKTKNRF